The following proteins are co-located in the Desulfuromonas sp. genome:
- a CDS encoding putative nucleotidyltransferase substrate binding domain-containing protein — protein sequence MPLIKHLKDTEPFNHLPDQIFQEIRAAARTEKYPPNTYIFRQNAPPTGFLYVIKEGLVEITVLTPGGGDMVLDYRQEGTVFGGTPIFTGEPYTGGARTVKATECYLIPQEILKRAEADSPRISEYFTRIVHSRVRRLYHDIVSDHTQKALTQVEAYPFKKRLSEIMVTPVEACPPDEIAQNVARRIAEKKIGSVLVVNEAREPIGIITDRDLVTKVIAPDDVDCKSVCAREIMTPHPHFMSPDTYMYEAMSYMIGHRIKNLPVVDRGEAVGMVSLRDLMRYRSQKAMLMIGNIQEETSLENLAAIRRELVTVARSLLSETRSTPEVMEILSYIHHGIIKQVYELCLEEMRAEGKQPPDIRFCFLIMGSGGRREMLLSPDQDNGFIFENVPDERMPEIDAFFVPFAEKLVQALNRVGYPLCHGKVMANNPSWRGRLRDWQARIKDWVNEPEPQKVRYSSIFFDFTPLAGDPSLAQDLREIVHCEIREFQGFLYHMMSLDLRYKVPVGLLGRFILEKSGDNKGELSLKQGGSIYIVDCIRMFALEKERSELTTMERLKALVQLNVFDQETAEHIRAAFEALSFLRLRNEIALIDAGRTPTHHLDPYTLSKNEQDLLKEAFHAVSKLQDATKRHFGRTPF from the coding sequence ATGCCGCTGATCAAGCATCTAAAAGACACCGAACCATTCAACCACCTCCCCGACCAGATTTTCCAGGAAATCCGCGCCGCGGCGCGCACCGAAAAATACCCCCCCAACACCTATATCTTCCGCCAGAACGCCCCCCCCACGGGATTTCTCTACGTCATCAAGGAGGGGTTGGTGGAAATCACCGTCCTGACTCCCGGCGGAGGGGACATGGTCCTCGACTACCGCCAGGAGGGGACCGTCTTCGGGGGGACGCCGATCTTCACCGGCGAGCCATACACCGGCGGAGCCCGCACGGTGAAGGCCACCGAGTGCTACCTCATCCCCCAGGAGATCCTCAAGCGCGCCGAGGCAGACAGCCCCAGGATCAGCGAGTACTTCACCCGCATCGTCCACTCCCGGGTCCGGCGCCTCTACCACGACATCGTCTCCGACCATACCCAGAAGGCCCTCACCCAGGTGGAGGCCTACCCCTTCAAAAAGCGCCTTTCGGAAATCATGGTCACCCCGGTGGAGGCCTGTCCTCCAGATGAAATCGCCCAGAACGTCGCCCGGCGCATCGCCGAGAAAAAGATCGGCTCGGTCCTGGTGGTCAACGAGGCCCGGGAACCGATCGGCATCATTACCGACAGGGACCTGGTCACCAAGGTCATCGCACCGGACGACGTGGACTGTAAATCGGTCTGCGCCAGGGAGATCATGACCCCTCACCCTCACTTCATGAGCCCCGACACCTACATGTACGAGGCCATGTCCTACATGATCGGCCACCGCATCAAGAACCTGCCCGTGGTCGACCGGGGAGAGGCGGTCGGGATGGTGAGTCTCCGGGACCTGATGCGCTACCGCAGCCAGAAGGCGATGCTGATGATCGGCAACATCCAGGAGGAGACCTCCCTGGAAAACCTCGCCGCCATCCGCCGCGAATTGGTGACAGTGGCCCGCAGCCTGCTGTCGGAAACCCGGAGCACCCCCGAAGTCATGGAGATCCTCTCCTACATCCACCACGGCATCATCAAGCAGGTCTACGAGCTGTGCCTGGAAGAGATGAGGGCCGAAGGCAAGCAGCCTCCCGACATCCGCTTCTGTTTTCTCATCATGGGCAGCGGCGGGCGCCGCGAGATGCTCCTTTCCCCCGACCAGGACAACGGTTTCATCTTCGAGAACGTGCCCGACGAACGGATGCCCGAGATCGACGCCTTTTTCGTCCCTTTCGCAGAAAAACTCGTGCAGGCCCTCAACCGGGTCGGCTACCCTCTGTGCCACGGCAAGGTCATGGCCAACAACCCGTCCTGGCGCGGGCGCCTGCGGGACTGGCAGGCCCGCATCAAGGACTGGGTCAACGAGCCCGAGCCCCAGAAGGTCCGTTACTCTTCCATCTTCTTCGACTTCACACCGTTGGCGGGAGACCCCAGCCTGGCCCAGGACCTGCGCGAGATCGTTCACTGCGAGATCCGCGAGTTCCAGGGGTTCCTCTACCACATGATGTCCCTCGACCTTCGCTACAAGGTGCCGGTGGGCCTGCTCGGCCGGTTCATTCTCGAAAAGAGCGGCGACAACAAGGGGGAGCTTTCCCTGAAACAGGGCGGAAGCATCTACATCGTCGACTGCATCCGCATGTTCGCCCTGGAGAAGGAGCGCTCGGAGCTGACCACCATGGAGCGGCTCAAGGCCCTGGTCCAACTCAACGTTTTCGACCAGGAGACCGCCGAGCACATCCGAGCCGCCTTCGAGGCCCTCAGCTTCCTGCGCCTGCGCAACGAGATCGCCCTCATCGACGCGGGCAGAACGCCCACCCACCACCTTGACCCATATACCTTGTCCAAAAACGAGCAAGACCTCCTCAAGGAGGCCTTCCACGCCGTCAGCAAGCTCCAGGACGCCACCAAGCGCCACTTCGGCCGCACGCCCTTTTAG